GGGTCGGGGATGGGTACATGGGGAGGCCCGGGGAAGGAACCAGGCTAACTTCGAAACGAGCATGGGCCACAGCCAGCGGGCGGTACGACTCGTCGTTCCGGCCCACAATCGGTACTCTCCATATCCGATCAAGATCAGCCCGACCAGCTTTCCCACCCCGATGATCATCTCCCACCAGAGCATCTCGCTCATCCCTCCACCTCCTCCCACAGCCTTCCGGCGAGGAACACGAGGAGCATCGTGAGCAGAATGGCCCCCACGATGTCGCCGGAGTGAACGATCCTTGGAACCGGGATTGATCCTTCCATCCCAAACTCCCGCATTGCGGCCGTCACTCCGGCGGTGAAGTGCCAGGCTGGAAGGTGATGATCGAGCGCGTTCACTCCGGAGTAGATGAGTGATGTCGGCGTCCCGACGAACATCGCAACCGCGGCCAGCCACCCCAACCGCGACAGGCGGAAGGCACTCACAAACATGACGAGGAGGAGGACCCACGCCAGACTGGGGAGGACGAATACGATCGCGATAAACGACGGATAAGCAAGCGCCAGTTGGAGAACATCGGCTGTCCCTAAATGGGCACCGAGTCGTCCGAATGCCCACCATTCGATGATTCCCAAGCCGATCAGGTACGCCCAACCCACCCCGACTGGAAGCGCAAGGCGGGTGACGATATGGACCCAGCCGCGCACCGGGGAGAGAATGAGGACTCGGTTCTCTCCGCGTTTCATCTCTTGGTGCAAGCGGCCGGCCATGAACGCGAGAATGATCATTCCGACGATCCCCGCGGCAACCAGGACGAGGGTTCGCAGGATGAATCGATCCTCCGGCTGACCGGTCTGAATGGAGATCACGACCGTCGTCCAACCGCCAAGTGAGGCGATTAGCCCTACCGCCCATCCCCATGCGCTTCTCCATTCCCGCCACAATAGCGTCTTGAAACCGTTCATCCCAGTACCTCCAAAAACGTTGCCCGCACGCTCTTCCCCTGTGCGCGCAGGTCCTCGGCGCGGGCGTCGAGGACAAGCTCACCCCGGTCGAGGAATACGACGCGATCGAACAGACCCTCGGACTCGGCAACTGCATGCGTGGCCACGATGACCGCGGCGTCCGTTCGCCACTCAGCCACAAGGGAGCGGATGATCCGCTCTCGCGACACGAGATCGATTCCACCGAGTGGCTCGTCGAACAGGTAGAGCAGTGCATCCCGTGCGAGAGACATCGCGAGCCGCAGCCGCATCCTCTCCCCCTTGGACATCGCCCCCGCCTTAACTCCCGGCACCCGCAATTGGTCGAGGAGATCACGGTAACGCGCCGGGCGAAAGTCGGGATAAAGTCCGGACATCAGCCGCTCCGCATCGCGCGGGTTCATCCACCGGTATAGGGCGTCCGTCTCCCCAAGGAATGCGATCCGCGCCCGATTGTGCCGGGGCGGGGCCCCGAGCACAGACACCTCACCGGAGGTGGGGACGAGGAGCCCGGCAAGGAGCTTGAGGACGGTTGTCTTTCCACTTCCGTTCACTCCCAGAAGACCGACCACCTCTCCTGCTGGAAGCGTGAGATTCAAATTACGTACCCCATAGTTTCGCCCGTAAAGCTTCGTCACATTACGCATCGCTGCGATCATCGAACACCTCCTGCACTGCCCGTACCGCCTCGGCGCGGCCTACCCCAAGAGCGCGTGCCTCCTGTGCGTACCGCCGCGCCGCCGCGGACAGTAGCTCGTGCCGGGACGCGGCCGGCGTCACATCGCTCCGGATGAACGTCCCCAGCCCGCGTTTGGTCTCCACCAGTCCTTCCCGTTCCAGCTGCGAATAGGCATGGACGATTGTGTTCGGGTTCACCCGCAACTGCTGCGCCAAGGCCCGCGCCGAAGGGAGTCGATCCCCGGGGTTGAGATCACCGCGTGCGATGGCCTGCTGCACATGGCGCACGATCTGCCGGTAGATCGGCCCAAGATCCATGTCCAGTTTCCAGTCTTGCGTCATAGTGTACTAGTCTAATAGTACACTATGACTTCGTCAAGTTAGCGCCATTTGCC
The window above is part of the Candidatus Bipolaricaulota bacterium genome. Proteins encoded here:
- a CDS encoding ABC transporter ATP-binding protein — protein: MIAAMRNVTKLYGRNYGVRNLNLTLPAGEVVGLLGVNGSGKTTVLKLLAGLLVPTSGEVSVLGAPPRHNRARIAFLGETDALYRWMNPRDAERLMSGLYPDFRPARYRDLLDQLRVPGVKAGAMSKGERMRLRLAMSLARDALLYLFDEPLGGIDLVSRERIIRSLVAEWRTDAAVIVATHAVAESEGLFDRVVFLDRGELVLDARAEDLRAQGKSVRATFLEVLG
- a CDS encoding GntR family transcriptional regulator; this encodes MDLGPIYRQIVRHVQQAIARGDLNPGDRLPSARALAQQLRVNPNTIVHAYSQLEREGLVETKRGLGTFIRSDVTPAASRHELLSAAARRYAQEARALGVGRAEAVRAVQEVFDDRSDA